The Candidatus Tanganyikabacteria bacterium genome has a window encoding:
- the ygeW gene encoding knotted carbamoyltransferase YgeW, whose product MDKAAIAKLIDQIAPLRTDLFQKDFLLTWRQSDADLRAVLLAAETFEELYRAGISTRVFETGLAVSNFRDKSTRTRFSFASAASLLGLTPQDLDESKSQIAHGETVRETANMISFTTEVIGIRDDMFVGYGHEYMKEVSESVDLGYRDGVLPQRPAVLNLQCDRDHPTQSMADLAHLQKTFGSLEALRGKKVAMTWAYSPSYGKPLSVPQGIITLMTRFGMDVVLAHPEGYDLMPECLEASERHARESGGSFTQVRSMSEAFKDADIVYPKSWAPLSLMQRRTDLLKAGQGSRVDEVEKEGLAENARYKDWECTEDLMKLTRGGQALYMHCLPADITGVSCKEGEVAASVFDRYRNPTYHEASHKLYVMCAMILLNRFESPADVLRHLLEQARPRKAAAPALARA is encoded by the coding sequence ATGGACAAGGCGGCAATCGCCAAGCTCATCGACCAGATCGCGCCCTTGCGCACCGATCTGTTCCAGAAGGATTTCCTGCTCACCTGGCGGCAGTCCGACGCCGATCTGCGCGCCGTGCTGCTCGCCGCGGAAACCTTCGAGGAACTGTACCGGGCCGGCATCTCGACCCGGGTGTTCGAGACGGGCCTCGCGGTGTCCAATTTCCGCGACAAGTCCACGCGCACGCGCTTCTCGTTTGCCAGTGCGGCGAGCCTGCTGGGCCTGACCCCGCAGGATCTCGACGAGTCCAAGAGCCAGATCGCCCACGGCGAGACCGTTCGGGAGACCGCCAACATGATCTCGTTCACCACCGAGGTCATCGGCATCCGCGACGACATGTTCGTGGGCTACGGCCACGAGTACATGAAGGAGGTCTCCGAATCGGTGGATCTCGGCTACCGCGACGGCGTGCTGCCGCAACGGCCGGCCGTCCTCAACCTGCAATGCGATCGCGACCACCCGACCCAGTCGATGGCCGATCTGGCGCACCTCCAGAAGACCTTCGGCTCCCTGGAGGCCCTGCGCGGCAAGAAGGTCGCCATGACCTGGGCGTACTCGCCTTCCTACGGCAAGCCGCTTTCGGTGCCGCAGGGCATCATCACGCTGATGACGCGCTTCGGCATGGACGTAGTGCTGGCCCACCCCGAGGGCTACGACCTGATGCCCGAATGCCTCGAGGCCTCCGAGCGGCACGCCCGCGAGTCCGGCGGCTCGTTCACGCAGGTCCGGAGCATGAGCGAGGCATTCAAGGATGCCGACATCGTGTATCCCAAGAGCTGGGCGCCGCTGTCGCTCATGCAGCGCCGCACCGACCTGCTCAAGGCCGGCCAGGGGTCCAGGGTGGACGAAGTCGAAAAGGAAGGATTGGCCGAGAACGCCCGGTACAAGGACTGGGAGTGCACCGAGGACCTGATGAAGCTGACGCGTGGCGGCCAGGCCCTGTACATGCACTGCCTGCCCGCCGACATCACGGGCGTGAGCTGCAAGGAGGGCGAGGTCGCGGCGAGCGTGTTCGATCGCTACCGCAACCCCACGTACCACGAGGCCTCGCACAAGCTCTACGTCATGTGCGCGATGATCCTGCTGAACCGCTTCGAGAGCCCCGCAGACGTGCTGCGGCACCTCCTCGAGCAGGCCCGGCCCCGCAAGGCCGCCGCGCCCGCCCTGGCCCGGGCATAG